A genomic region of Populus nigra chromosome 11, ddPopNigr1.1, whole genome shotgun sequence contains the following coding sequences:
- the LOC133668490 gene encoding U11/U12 small nuclear ribonucleoprotein 65 kDa protein-like isoform X1, whose product MSAFPSSQNLMNAQLQDFGFQGNDLKAESVEPQVTVTLLIKHFPETIPFKTLSRLFSHYGAVSVRPCNSGRLKNCAFVDFKSESLAYQAHTQLNGLRFLGKVLSVERASKLSEAQQGKESVPPTSLIEDASVTRDVADGSKFSSFPASEPIAPRLGVDYPFPPHLEYAYPPPDGNILTNIVNALIAVPRFYTQVLHLMNKMNIPAPFRMALPTPPLPPAALVPPPPPSPPPCIFEKSPLAEQSSSESEMESSDEEFDDKALYEASGAVKPRRKRVKREAIVGPAADKDIVHEAVGLKPASLVPKEIPVIKKKNPVLQIKIAPRVTQNEHKDDNIATESEDPDKEGLDQRPYATAEEIESKRLAPEKILSLPKFKNYTVGKPAPVLYIKNLDKEVVFDDFFYIFGSLFGSIDAAKSGLSVKLMQEGRMRGQAFVTFPSVELAHQALNLVNGYVFRDKPMIIQFGRNPTTAKPN is encoded by the exons ATGTCTGCTTTTCCTTCTTCACAGAATTTAATGAATGCCCAGCTGCAGGATTTTGGGTTTCAAGGCAACGATTTGAAAGCAGAATCAGTAGAACCACAAGTGACTGTTACCCTTTTGATCAAACACTTCCCTGAAACTATTCCTTTTAAAACTCTTTCGAGGCTTTTCTCTCATTATGGTGCTGTCTCTGTTCGTCCTTGCAATTCTGGAAG ATTGAAAAATTGTGCATTTGTTGATTTCAAAAGTGAAAGCTTGGCTTATCAAGCGCATACTCAGTTAAATGG gcTGAGGTTTCTTGGCAAGGTCTTATCGGTGGAGAGAGCTAGTAAGCTAAGTGAGGCTCAACAAGGAAAAGAATCTGTACCACCAACATCTTTGATTGAGGATGCTTCTGTGACTAGAGATGTTGCCGATGGCTCAAAATTCAGCTCCTTTCCTGCTAGCGAACCAATTGCTCCAAGGCTTGGTGTTGACTATCCATTCCCCCCTCATTTGGA GTATGCTTACCCTCCACCAGATGGAAACATTCTAACCAACATTGTAAATGCTCTTATTGCTGTTCCTCGCTTCTATACACAG GTGTTGCATTTGATGAACAAAATGAACATTCCAGCTCCATTTAGAATGGCCCTGCCCACTCCACCTCTCCCCCCTGCAGCACTTGtgcctccaccaccaccatcaccacctcCTTGTATATTTGAAAAGTCTCCATTGGCAGAGCAATCCAGTAGCGAGTCAGAAATGGAGTCTTCAGATGAG GAGTTTGATGATAAAGCCTTGTATGAAGCCTCAGGAGCTGTTAAACCCAGAAGAAAGCGTGTCAAGCGGGAAGCAATTGTAGGACCTGCAGCTGATAAAGACATAGTTCATGAGGCTGTTGGCCTGAAACCTGCCTCCTTGGTCCCAAAAGAAATTCCagttataaagaaaaagaatcctgTGCTGCAG ATTAAGATTGCACCAAGAGTAACTCAAAATGAACATAAAGATGATAACATCGCGACAGAATCTGAGGACCCAGACAAAGAGGGTTTGGATCAGAGACCCTATGCAACTGCAGAAGAAATAGAGAGTAAAAGACTAGCTCCAGAGAAAATTTTATCACTTCCAAAGTTTAAG AACTACACAGTTGGGAAACCTGCACCTGTGCTGTACATAAAGAACCTGGACAAAGAAGTGGTTTTTGATGATTTCTTCTACATATTTG GATCATTGTTTGGAAGCATTGATGCAGCAAAAAGTGGCCTCAGTGTCAAGTTGATGCAG GAGGGAAGAATGAGGGGCCAAGCTTTTGTAACATTTCCATCAGTTGAACTTGCCCATCAAGCTCTG
- the LOC133668490 gene encoding U11/U12 small nuclear ribonucleoprotein 65 kDa protein-like isoform X3, translating into MVLSLFVLAILEGYFNVNLLKNCAFVDFKSESLAYQAHTQLNGLRFLGKVLSVERASKLSEAQQGKESVPPTSLIEDASVTRDVADGSKFSSFPASEPIAPRLGVDYPFPPHLEYAYPPPDGNILTNIVNALIAVPRFYTQVLHLMNKMNIPAPFRMALPTPPLPPAALVPPPPPSPPPCIFEKSPLAEQSSSESEMESSDEEFDDKALYEASGAVKPRRKRVKREAIVGPAADKDIVHEAVGLKPASLVPKEIPVIKKKNPVLQIKIAPRVTQNEHKDDNIATESEDPDKEGLDQRPYATAEEIESKRLAPEKILSLPKFKNYTVGKPAPVLYIKNLDKEVVFDDFFYIFGSLFGSIDAAKSGLSVKLMQEGRMRGQAFVTFPSVELAHQALNLVNGYVFRDKPMIIQFGRNPTTAKPN; encoded by the exons ATGGTGCTGTCTCTGTTCGTCCTTGCAATTCTGGAAGGTTATTTCAATGTAAATTT ATTGAAAAATTGTGCATTTGTTGATTTCAAAAGTGAAAGCTTGGCTTATCAAGCGCATACTCAGTTAAATGG gcTGAGGTTTCTTGGCAAGGTCTTATCGGTGGAGAGAGCTAGTAAGCTAAGTGAGGCTCAACAAGGAAAAGAATCTGTACCACCAACATCTTTGATTGAGGATGCTTCTGTGACTAGAGATGTTGCCGATGGCTCAAAATTCAGCTCCTTTCCTGCTAGCGAACCAATTGCTCCAAGGCTTGGTGTTGACTATCCATTCCCCCCTCATTTGGA GTATGCTTACCCTCCACCAGATGGAAACATTCTAACCAACATTGTAAATGCTCTTATTGCTGTTCCTCGCTTCTATACACAG GTGTTGCATTTGATGAACAAAATGAACATTCCAGCTCCATTTAGAATGGCCCTGCCCACTCCACCTCTCCCCCCTGCAGCACTTGtgcctccaccaccaccatcaccacctcCTTGTATATTTGAAAAGTCTCCATTGGCAGAGCAATCCAGTAGCGAGTCAGAAATGGAGTCTTCAGATGAG GAGTTTGATGATAAAGCCTTGTATGAAGCCTCAGGAGCTGTTAAACCCAGAAGAAAGCGTGTCAAGCGGGAAGCAATTGTAGGACCTGCAGCTGATAAAGACATAGTTCATGAGGCTGTTGGCCTGAAACCTGCCTCCTTGGTCCCAAAAGAAATTCCagttataaagaaaaagaatcctgTGCTGCAG ATTAAGATTGCACCAAGAGTAACTCAAAATGAACATAAAGATGATAACATCGCGACAGAATCTGAGGACCCAGACAAAGAGGGTTTGGATCAGAGACCCTATGCAACTGCAGAAGAAATAGAGAGTAAAAGACTAGCTCCAGAGAAAATTTTATCACTTCCAAAGTTTAAG AACTACACAGTTGGGAAACCTGCACCTGTGCTGTACATAAAGAACCTGGACAAAGAAGTGGTTTTTGATGATTTCTTCTACATATTTG GATCATTGTTTGGAAGCATTGATGCAGCAAAAAGTGGCCTCAGTGTCAAGTTGATGCAG GAGGGAAGAATGAGGGGCCAAGCTTTTGTAACATTTCCATCAGTTGAACTTGCCCATCAAGCTCTG
- the LOC133668490 gene encoding U11/U12 small nuclear ribonucleoprotein 65 kDa protein-like isoform X4, with the protein MSAFPSSQNLMNAQLQDFGFQGNDLKAESVEPQVTVTLLIKHFPETIPFKTLSRLFSHYGAVSVRPCNSGRLKNCAFVDFKSESLAYQAHTQLNGLRFLGKVLSVERASKLSEAQQGKESVPPTSLIEDASVTRDVADGSKFSSFPASEPIAPRLGVDYPFPPHLEYAYPPPDGNILTNIVNALIAVPRFYTQVLHLMNKMNIPAPFRMALPTPPLPPAALVPPPPPSPPPCIFEKSPLAEQSSSESEMESSDEEFDDKALYEASGAVKPRRKRVKREAIVGPAADKDIVHEAVGLKPASLVPKEIPVIKKKNPVLQIKIAPRVTQNEHKDDNIATESEDPDKEGLDQRPYATAEEIESKRLAPEKILSLPKFKNYTVGKPAPVLYIKNLDKEVVFDDFFYIFGGKNEGPSFCNISIS; encoded by the exons ATGTCTGCTTTTCCTTCTTCACAGAATTTAATGAATGCCCAGCTGCAGGATTTTGGGTTTCAAGGCAACGATTTGAAAGCAGAATCAGTAGAACCACAAGTGACTGTTACCCTTTTGATCAAACACTTCCCTGAAACTATTCCTTTTAAAACTCTTTCGAGGCTTTTCTCTCATTATGGTGCTGTCTCTGTTCGTCCTTGCAATTCTGGAAG ATTGAAAAATTGTGCATTTGTTGATTTCAAAAGTGAAAGCTTGGCTTATCAAGCGCATACTCAGTTAAATGG gcTGAGGTTTCTTGGCAAGGTCTTATCGGTGGAGAGAGCTAGTAAGCTAAGTGAGGCTCAACAAGGAAAAGAATCTGTACCACCAACATCTTTGATTGAGGATGCTTCTGTGACTAGAGATGTTGCCGATGGCTCAAAATTCAGCTCCTTTCCTGCTAGCGAACCAATTGCTCCAAGGCTTGGTGTTGACTATCCATTCCCCCCTCATTTGGA GTATGCTTACCCTCCACCAGATGGAAACATTCTAACCAACATTGTAAATGCTCTTATTGCTGTTCCTCGCTTCTATACACAG GTGTTGCATTTGATGAACAAAATGAACATTCCAGCTCCATTTAGAATGGCCCTGCCCACTCCACCTCTCCCCCCTGCAGCACTTGtgcctccaccaccaccatcaccacctcCTTGTATATTTGAAAAGTCTCCATTGGCAGAGCAATCCAGTAGCGAGTCAGAAATGGAGTCTTCAGATGAG GAGTTTGATGATAAAGCCTTGTATGAAGCCTCAGGAGCTGTTAAACCCAGAAGAAAGCGTGTCAAGCGGGAAGCAATTGTAGGACCTGCAGCTGATAAAGACATAGTTCATGAGGCTGTTGGCCTGAAACCTGCCTCCTTGGTCCCAAAAGAAATTCCagttataaagaaaaagaatcctgTGCTGCAG ATTAAGATTGCACCAAGAGTAACTCAAAATGAACATAAAGATGATAACATCGCGACAGAATCTGAGGACCCAGACAAAGAGGGTTTGGATCAGAGACCCTATGCAACTGCAGAAGAAATAGAGAGTAAAAGACTAGCTCCAGAGAAAATTTTATCACTTCCAAAGTTTAAG AACTACACAGTTGGGAAACCTGCACCTGTGCTGTACATAAAGAACCTGGACAAAGAAGTGGTTTTTGATGATTTCTTCTACATATTTG GAGGGAAGAATGAGGGGCCAAGCTTTTGTAACATTTCCATCAGTTGA
- the LOC133668490 gene encoding U11/U12 small nuclear ribonucleoprotein 65 kDa protein-like isoform X2 gives MSAFPSSQNLMNAQLQDFGFQGNDLKAESVEPQVTVTLLIKHFPETIPFKTLSRLFSHYGAVSVRPCNSGRLKNCAFVDFKSESLAYQAHTQLNGLRFLGKVLSVERASKLSEAQQGKESVPPTSLIEDASVTRDVADGSKFSSFPASEPIAPRLGVDYPFPPHLEYAYPPPDGNILTNIVNALIAVPRFYTQVLHLMNKMNIPAPFRMALPTPPLPPAALVPPPPPSPPPCIFEKSPLAEQSSSESEMESSDEEFDDKALYEASGAVKPRRKRVKREAIVGPAADKDIVHEAVGLKPASLVPKEIPVIKKKNPVLQIKIAPRVTQNEHKDDNIATESEDPDKEGLDQRPYATAEEIESKRLAPEKILSLPKFKNYTVGKPAPVLYIKNLDKEVVFDDFFYIFGSLFGSIDAAKSGLSVKLMQGERSFSLIGS, from the exons ATGTCTGCTTTTCCTTCTTCACAGAATTTAATGAATGCCCAGCTGCAGGATTTTGGGTTTCAAGGCAACGATTTGAAAGCAGAATCAGTAGAACCACAAGTGACTGTTACCCTTTTGATCAAACACTTCCCTGAAACTATTCCTTTTAAAACTCTTTCGAGGCTTTTCTCTCATTATGGTGCTGTCTCTGTTCGTCCTTGCAATTCTGGAAG ATTGAAAAATTGTGCATTTGTTGATTTCAAAAGTGAAAGCTTGGCTTATCAAGCGCATACTCAGTTAAATGG gcTGAGGTTTCTTGGCAAGGTCTTATCGGTGGAGAGAGCTAGTAAGCTAAGTGAGGCTCAACAAGGAAAAGAATCTGTACCACCAACATCTTTGATTGAGGATGCTTCTGTGACTAGAGATGTTGCCGATGGCTCAAAATTCAGCTCCTTTCCTGCTAGCGAACCAATTGCTCCAAGGCTTGGTGTTGACTATCCATTCCCCCCTCATTTGGA GTATGCTTACCCTCCACCAGATGGAAACATTCTAACCAACATTGTAAATGCTCTTATTGCTGTTCCTCGCTTCTATACACAG GTGTTGCATTTGATGAACAAAATGAACATTCCAGCTCCATTTAGAATGGCCCTGCCCACTCCACCTCTCCCCCCTGCAGCACTTGtgcctccaccaccaccatcaccacctcCTTGTATATTTGAAAAGTCTCCATTGGCAGAGCAATCCAGTAGCGAGTCAGAAATGGAGTCTTCAGATGAG GAGTTTGATGATAAAGCCTTGTATGAAGCCTCAGGAGCTGTTAAACCCAGAAGAAAGCGTGTCAAGCGGGAAGCAATTGTAGGACCTGCAGCTGATAAAGACATAGTTCATGAGGCTGTTGGCCTGAAACCTGCCTCCTTGGTCCCAAAAGAAATTCCagttataaagaaaaagaatcctgTGCTGCAG ATTAAGATTGCACCAAGAGTAACTCAAAATGAACATAAAGATGATAACATCGCGACAGAATCTGAGGACCCAGACAAAGAGGGTTTGGATCAGAGACCCTATGCAACTGCAGAAGAAATAGAGAGTAAAAGACTAGCTCCAGAGAAAATTTTATCACTTCCAAAGTTTAAG AACTACACAGTTGGGAAACCTGCACCTGTGCTGTACATAAAGAACCTGGACAAAGAAGTGGTTTTTGATGATTTCTTCTACATATTTG GATCATTGTTTGGAAGCATTGATGCAGCAAAAAGTGGCCTCAGTGTCAAGTTGATGCAG GGTGAGAGGAGCTTTTCCTTAATAGGTTCTTAA
- the LOC133668039 gene encoding NAC domain-containing protein 100-like isoform X2, with the protein MGEKEWYFFCQRDRKYPTGMRTNRATESGYWKATGKDKEIYKGKNSLVGMKKTLVFYKGRAPKGEKSNWVMHEYRLEGKFSYYSLPKVARDEWVVCRIFHKSTGIKKTSIHDLLRVNSFGDDFLDYSSLPPFMDPLNYNSRPSTSSFSGGADNNEFKEMATRSSDGNYFSNTSMLNNNQNFAQPPNTNYQAPNSSFHPQIPASNPLYTFQTSSNMPGYLHQGKSSSNSFQNFQNSIFSDNEHTLLRSLARNSFREASGLEKQCKVERFSSNQSMVSLSQDTGLSTDVNTTAEISSVVSKQEIGSHDKVFEDLEGPSAGPIADLDCLWDY; encoded by the exons ATGGGAGAGAAAGAATGGTATTTCTTTTGCCAAAGAGACAGGAAATATCCAACTGGTATGAGAACCAATCGTGCTACAGAATCTGGGTACTGGAAGGCTACAGGGAAAGACAAGGAAATTTACAAGGGAAAAAATAGCCTTGTTGGGATGAAGAAGACTCTTGTTTTCTACAAAGGGAGAGCTCCCAAAGGAGAGAAATCCAATTGGGTTATGCATGAATACAGGCTTGAAGGCAAATTCTCATACTATAGCCTCCCCAAGGTTGCAAGG GATGAATGGGTTGTTTGCAGGATTTTCCACAAGAGTACAGGCATCAAGAAAACCTCAATCCATGACCTCCTAAGGGTGAACTCTTTCGGAGATGATTTCTTGGATTACTCCTCCCTGCCACCTTTCATGGATCCCCTTAATTACAATAGCAGGCCAAGCACCAGCAGCTTCAGTGGTGGCGCCGATAACAATGAGTTCAAGGAAATGGCAACAAGATCATCAGATGGAAATTATTTCTCCAATACAAGCATGCTCAACAACAATCAAAACTTTGCTCAACCTCCAAATACCAACTACCAAGCACCAAACTCCAGTTTTCACCCTCAAATTCCAGCCTCAAATCCTCTTTACACCTTTCAAACCAGTTCCAATATGCCTGGCTACTTGCACCAAGGAAAGAGTTCTTCTAATTCATTCCAAAACTTTCAAAACTCTATCTTCAGTGACAATGAACATACCCTTCTAAGATCATTAGCTAGAAATAGTTTCAGAGAAGCATCTGGATTGGAGAAACAGTGCAAGGTTGAGCGCTTCTCATCTAATCAATCTATGGTCAGCCTTTCACAGGACACTGGACTTAGCACAGACGTGAACACCACAGCTGAGATATCATCTGTGGTTTCAAAGCAAGAAATAGGGAGCCATGATAAGGTTTTTGAAGATCTTGAGGGTCCATCAGCTGGCCCCATTGCAGATTTGGATTGCTTGTGGGATTATTGA
- the LOC133668039 gene encoding NAC domain-containing protein 87-like isoform X1, with product MTMEEAIVVNKGDDLIDLPPGFRFHPTDEEIITHYLTEKVMNSSFCASAIGEVDLNKVEPWDLPKKAKMGEKEWYFFCQRDRKYPTGMRTNRATESGYWKATGKDKEIYKGKNSLVGMKKTLVFYKGRAPKGEKSNWVMHEYRLEGKFSYYSLPKVARDEWVVCRIFHKSTGIKKTSIHDLLRVNSFGDDFLDYSSLPPFMDPLNYNSRPSTSSFSGGADNNEFKEMATRSSDGNYFSNTSMLNNNQNFAQPPNTNYQAPNSSFHPQIPASNPLYTFQTSSNMPGYLHQGKSSSNSFQNFQNSIFSDNEHTLLRSLARNSFREASGLEKQCKVERFSSNQSMVSLSQDTGLSTDVNTTAEISSVVSKQEIGSHDKVFEDLEGPSAGPIADLDCLWDY from the exons ATGACAATGGAGGAAGCTATTgtggtgaacaaaggagatgaTCTGATTGATTTGCCACCAGGTTTTCGGTTCCACCCTACAGATGAAGAGATAATAACTCATTATCTTACAGAGAAGGTGATGAATAGTAGCTTCTGTGCAAGTGCTATTGGTGAAGTTGATCTCAACAAGGTTGAGCCATGGGATTTGCCAA AGAAAGCAAAGATGGGAGAGAAAGAATGGTATTTCTTTTGCCAAAGAGACAGGAAATATCCAACTGGTATGAGAACCAATCGTGCTACAGAATCTGGGTACTGGAAGGCTACAGGGAAAGACAAGGAAATTTACAAGGGAAAAAATAGCCTTGTTGGGATGAAGAAGACTCTTGTTTTCTACAAAGGGAGAGCTCCCAAAGGAGAGAAATCCAATTGGGTTATGCATGAATACAGGCTTGAAGGCAAATTCTCATACTATAGCCTCCCCAAGGTTGCAAGG GATGAATGGGTTGTTTGCAGGATTTTCCACAAGAGTACAGGCATCAAGAAAACCTCAATCCATGACCTCCTAAGGGTGAACTCTTTCGGAGATGATTTCTTGGATTACTCCTCCCTGCCACCTTTCATGGATCCCCTTAATTACAATAGCAGGCCAAGCACCAGCAGCTTCAGTGGTGGCGCCGATAACAATGAGTTCAAGGAAATGGCAACAAGATCATCAGATGGAAATTATTTCTCCAATACAAGCATGCTCAACAACAATCAAAACTTTGCTCAACCTCCAAATACCAACTACCAAGCACCAAACTCCAGTTTTCACCCTCAAATTCCAGCCTCAAATCCTCTTTACACCTTTCAAACCAGTTCCAATATGCCTGGCTACTTGCACCAAGGAAAGAGTTCTTCTAATTCATTCCAAAACTTTCAAAACTCTATCTTCAGTGACAATGAACATACCCTTCTAAGATCATTAGCTAGAAATAGTTTCAGAGAAGCATCTGGATTGGAGAAACAGTGCAAGGTTGAGCGCTTCTCATCTAATCAATCTATGGTCAGCCTTTCACAGGACACTGGACTTAGCACAGACGTGAACACCACAGCTGAGATATCATCTGTGGTTTCAAAGCAAGAAATAGGGAGCCATGATAAGGTTTTTGAAGATCTTGAGGGTCCATCAGCTGGCCCCATTGCAGATTTGGATTGCTTGTGGGATTATTGA